A genomic segment from Comamonas terrigena NBRC 13299 encodes:
- a CDS encoding acetyl-CoA hydrolase/transferase family protein, which yields MTLTDRVRYPEFQTRFMSAEAAAALIPHGVNVGMSGFTGAGYPKALPQAIAARAKAEHAAGNPYKINVWTGASTAAECDGVMAEAEALGQRLPFNTDPTARKAINAGDIDFIDMHLSHVAQHAWFGFLGHMHVAVVEVLGVTPDGLLIPSTAVGNNKTWLEIADKVILEVNTKPPAKMEGMHDIYYGTAIPPRRVPINMTHADDRIGQPYLRVDPSKVIAVVETHKGDRDNVFAVPDENSNKIASYIIDFLSHEMKMGRLPKEMLPIQSGVGNVANAVLAGLLHGPFENLLGFTEVLQDGMLDLLRAGKMSKASATSISLGAAACKDFEDNIDFYRERIILRPQEISNHPELVRRLGIIAMNSMIEADIYGNINSTHVMGTGMMNGIGGSGDFARNGYLSFFVTPSVAKDGKISCIVPMCSHVDHTEHDTQIIVTEQGLADLRGLSPKQRAKVIIDQCAHPDYRPMLHDYFDRARQQGAQHTPHLLTEALSWHQRFVDTGDMRA from the coding sequence ATGACCCTGACAGACCGCGTCCGCTACCCAGAATTCCAAACGCGCTTCATGTCGGCAGAGGCCGCAGCGGCCCTGATCCCCCACGGCGTGAACGTCGGCATGAGCGGCTTCACCGGTGCAGGCTACCCCAAGGCCCTGCCGCAGGCGATTGCCGCCCGTGCCAAGGCCGAACATGCCGCCGGCAATCCTTACAAGATCAATGTGTGGACCGGCGCCTCCACCGCAGCGGAATGCGACGGCGTGATGGCCGAAGCCGAGGCCCTGGGCCAGCGCCTGCCCTTCAATACCGACCCGACGGCCCGCAAGGCCATCAATGCCGGTGACATCGACTTCATCGACATGCACCTGTCCCATGTGGCGCAGCACGCATGGTTCGGCTTTCTGGGCCATATGCACGTCGCCGTGGTGGAAGTGCTGGGCGTCACCCCCGACGGCCTGCTGATCCCATCCACCGCCGTGGGCAACAACAAGACCTGGCTGGAGATCGCCGACAAGGTGATCCTGGAGGTCAACACCAAGCCGCCCGCCAAGATGGAAGGCATGCACGACATCTACTACGGCACGGCCATTCCGCCGCGCCGCGTGCCGATCAACATGACGCATGCGGACGACCGCATCGGCCAGCCTTATCTGCGGGTGGATCCGAGCAAGGTGATTGCCGTGGTGGAGACCCACAAGGGCGACCGCGACAACGTGTTTGCCGTGCCGGACGAGAACTCCAACAAGATCGCCAGCTACATCATCGATTTCCTCTCGCACGAGATGAAGATGGGCCGCCTGCCCAAGGAAATGCTGCCCATCCAGTCCGGCGTGGGCAATGTGGCCAATGCCGTGCTGGCCGGCCTGCTGCACGGCCCGTTCGAGAACCTGCTGGGCTTCACCGAAGTGCTGCAGGACGGCATGCTGGACCTGCTGCGCGCCGGCAAGATGAGCAAGGCCTCGGCCACCTCCATCTCGCTGGGCGCCGCCGCCTGCAAGGACTTCGAGGACAACATCGACTTCTACCGCGAGCGCATCATCCTGCGCCCGCAGGAGATCTCGAACCACCCCGAGCTGGTGCGCCGCCTGGGCATCATTGCCATGAACTCGATGATCGAGGCCGACATCTACGGCAACATCAACTCCACCCACGTGATGGGCACGGGCATGATGAACGGCATCGGCGGTTCCGGCGACTTTGCGCGCAACGGTTATCTGTCGTTCTTTGTCACGCCGTCCGTGGCCAAGGACGGCAAGATCAGCTGCATCGTGCCCATGTGCTCGCACGTCGACCACACCGAACACGACACCCAGATCATCGTCACCGAACAGGGTCTGGCCGACCTGCGCGGCCTGTCGCCCAAGCAGCGCGCCAAGGTCATCATCGACCAGTGCGCCCACCCCGACTACCGCCCCATGCTGCACGACTACTTCGACCGGGCCCGCCAGCAAGGTGCACAGCACACGCCCCACCTGCTGACCGAGGCCCTGAGCTGGCACCAGCGCTTTGTCGACACCGGTGACATGCGCGCCTGA
- a CDS encoding solute carrier family 23 protein translates to MGMFSWTEKSPAVLQGGGVIGPDERLPWAQTGLMGIQHVIAMFGSTVLAPILMGFDPNLAVLMSGIGTLIFFLITGGKVPSYLGSSFAFIGVVIAATAYAGKGANANIGVALGGIIACGAVYTLVGLLVQAIGTSWIERFMPPVVTGAVVAIIGLNLAAIPVKNMAANNFEAWMQALTFVSVALVAVFTKGMLQRLLILIGLIVASILYGVFTNVLGWGKPIDLSGVVNAAWFGLPTFHAPVFNANAMLLIVPVVIILVAENLGHIKAVTAMTGKNLDQYMGRAFIGDGVATMVSGAAGGTGVTTYAENIGVMAATRIYSTAVFFVAALLAVLLGFSPKFGALIQAIPLPVMGGVSIVVFGLIAVAGAKIWVDNKVDFSDTKNLIVAAITLILGTGEFTLKFGEFALGGIGTATFGAIILYALLNTKRSN, encoded by the coding sequence ATGGGAATGTTTTCCTGGACTGAAAAGTCCCCCGCCGTCCTGCAGGGCGGCGGCGTCATCGGGCCTGATGAGCGCCTGCCCTGGGCCCAGACCGGACTGATGGGCATCCAGCACGTGATCGCCATGTTCGGCTCCACCGTGCTGGCCCCCATCCTGATGGGCTTTGATCCCAACCTCGCCGTGCTGATGAGCGGTATCGGCACCCTGATCTTCTTCCTGATCACTGGCGGCAAAGTGCCCAGCTACCTGGGCTCGTCCTTTGCGTTCATCGGCGTGGTGATCGCCGCCACGGCCTACGCCGGCAAGGGTGCCAATGCCAATATCGGCGTCGCCCTGGGCGGCATCATTGCCTGCGGCGCGGTCTACACTCTGGTGGGCCTGCTGGTGCAGGCCATCGGCACAAGCTGGATCGAGCGCTTCATGCCCCCGGTGGTGACCGGTGCGGTGGTGGCCATCATCGGCCTGAATCTGGCGGCCATCCCCGTCAAGAACATGGCCGCCAACAACTTCGAGGCCTGGATGCAGGCGCTGACCTTTGTGTCCGTGGCCCTGGTGGCCGTGTTCACCAAGGGCATGCTGCAACGCCTGCTGATCCTGATCGGCCTGATTGTGGCCAGCATCCTGTACGGGGTGTTCACCAATGTGCTGGGCTGGGGCAAGCCCATCGACCTGAGCGGCGTGGTCAATGCCGCCTGGTTCGGCCTGCCTACCTTCCACGCCCCGGTATTCAATGCCAATGCCATGCTGCTGATCGTGCCCGTGGTCATCATCCTGGTGGCCGAGAACCTGGGCCACATCAAGGCCGTCACGGCCATGACCGGCAAGAACCTGGACCAGTACATGGGCCGGGCCTTCATCGGCGACGGCGTGGCCACCATGGTCTCCGGCGCCGCCGGCGGCACGGGCGTGACCACCTATGCCGAAAACATCGGCGTGATGGCGGCCACCCGCATCTACTCCACGGCGGTGTTCTTCGTCGCGGCCCTGCTGGCCGTGCTGCTGGGCTTCAGCCCCAAGTTCGGCGCGCTGATCCAGGCCATTCCGCTGCCGGTGATGGGCGGCGTGTCCATCGTCGTGTTCGGCCTGATTGCCGTGGCCGGCGCCAAGATCTGGGTGGACAACAAGGTGGACTTCTCGGACACCAAGAACCTGATCGTGGCCGCCATCACCCTGATCCTGGGCACCGGTGAATTCACGCTGAAGTTCGGCGAATTCGCCCTGGGCGGCATCGGTACCGCCACCTTCGGCGCCATCATCCTGTACGCGCTGCTGAACACCAAACGCAGCAACTGA
- the ubiM gene encoding 5-demethoxyubiquinol-8 5-hydroxylase UbiM: MSMHTDALIVGAGPAGLSLAISLAQAGLQVTVLEQQPALALQQPKPDGREIALTHPSVQTLQRLGSWELLQPHEQGQIREAQIHDGPVGQRPMLAISADGSGVDQLGRIVPNHALRRTAWEVASTTPGVEIITEAQVTAVSVHPCHAEVRYTRTDQGVRCEAPALTAPLVVAADSRFSGMRRLLGVGAQMTDFGRSVIVCRMRHTLPHEDIAHECFGYERTLAILPLQPDPDTGELLCSAVITTDSADAQRLLQLSPEDFAAHVQHDFQDRLGPMELVGERHSYPLVATYAHRFSGARWALLGDAAVGMHPVTAHGFNLGLAGVERLTAAVAAARQAGQDWGDAAVLDAYAQGQHRHAFPIFAGTNSIVKLYTDARPLPRVLRQVVLTGARHLPPLKAAIAAQLTGRSPWQLIRATLPQPPWAGRH; this comes from the coding sequence ATGTCCATGCATACCGATGCCCTCATCGTCGGCGCGGGGCCCGCCGGGCTCTCGCTTGCCATCTCTCTGGCCCAGGCCGGGCTCCAGGTGACGGTGCTGGAGCAGCAGCCGGCCCTGGCCCTGCAGCAGCCCAAGCCCGACGGGCGCGAAATTGCCCTGACCCACCCCAGCGTGCAGACCCTGCAGCGCCTGGGCAGCTGGGAGCTGCTGCAGCCGCATGAGCAAGGCCAGATCCGCGAAGCCCAGATCCACGACGGCCCGGTCGGTCAGCGCCCCATGCTGGCCATCAGCGCCGATGGCAGCGGGGTGGACCAGCTGGGCCGCATCGTGCCCAACCACGCCCTGCGCCGTACGGCCTGGGAAGTGGCCAGCACCACCCCGGGCGTGGAAATCATCACCGAGGCGCAGGTGACCGCAGTGTCCGTGCACCCCTGCCATGCCGAAGTGCGCTACACCCGCACCGACCAGGGCGTGCGCTGCGAGGCCCCGGCCCTGACCGCCCCGCTGGTGGTGGCCGCCGACAGCCGATTCTCCGGCATGCGCCGCCTGCTGGGCGTCGGCGCGCAGATGACGGACTTCGGCCGCAGCGTCATCGTCTGCCGCATGCGCCACACGCTGCCGCACGAGGACATCGCCCACGAATGCTTTGGCTACGAGCGCACGCTGGCCATCCTGCCGCTGCAGCCCGATCCCGACACCGGCGAGCTGCTGTGCTCCGCCGTGATCACCACCGATTCGGCCGATGCCCAGCGCCTGCTGCAGCTCTCGCCCGAAGACTTCGCCGCCCATGTGCAGCACGACTTCCAGGACCGCCTGGGCCCGATGGAGCTGGTGGGCGAACGCCACAGCTACCCGCTGGTGGCCACCTATGCCCACCGCTTCAGCGGCGCACGCTGGGCGCTGCTGGGCGATGCCGCCGTGGGCATGCACCCGGTGACGGCCCATGGCTTCAACCTGGGGCTGGCTGGCGTGGAACGCCTGACCGCCGCCGTGGCGGCTGCACGCCAGGCCGGCCAGGACTGGGGGGATGCCGCCGTGCTGGACGCCTATGCCCAGGGCCAGCACCGCCATGCCTTCCCGATCTTTGCGGGCACCAACAGCATCGTGAAGCTCTATACCGACGCCCGTCCCCTGCCACGCGTGCTGCGCCAGGTGGTGCTGACCGGCGCCCGCCATCTGCCGCCGCTCAAGGCCGCCATCGCGGCCCAGCTCACCGGCCGCAGCCCCTGGCAGCTGATCCGCGCCACCCTGCCGCAGCCGCCCTGGGCAGGCCGCCACTAG
- a CDS encoding acetoacetate--CoA ligase — MPLSTSPSASHPPHIPQIRLYQEWLAQQHGLRFDSYDALWRWSTTELDAFWQSIWDYFHVESPTPHTAVLARNVMPGAQWFPGAQVNYARQVLRHVQPAHAAGMPAVIADNEQGQVSELGWPDLQRQVAALALHLRAQGVGKGDRVAAYLPNVPEAIVALLAVASLGAVWSVCAPDMGTAAVLDRFQQIEPKALIAVDGVYYAGKPLDRSAVLQELRAQLPTLAHMVVLRSPHAAQVVADSADLAQVLARDDAATAAFAPEWLPFDHPLWIVYSSGTTGLPKPIVHGHGGMVLVALCLKALHNDVGPSYDANSWGERFHWYSSTGWVMWNSQASGLLGGTTCVIYDGSPSGSKAQPDWGVLWRFAARHGVSNFGAGAAFYTGCMKAGLDLADCGDLSRVRSLGSTGSPLSPDVQQWGSDQFARLGTPGIWWNNISGGTDFCGAFIGGNRELPLLAGEMQCRQLGAAVEAWDEQGRPVVDAVGELVCTQPMPSMPLYFWGDRDGSRYLSSYFDSYAPGHGRQPGGGDLPAAAGGVWRHGDWLRIGAQGGCTIYGRSDATINRHGLRMGTSELYSAIEALPEVLDSMVVDLEYLGKESWMPMFVVLREGLTLDAALRERLNAAIRTALSPRFVPDEIVQVAEIPRTLTGKKQELPIKKLLLGQPLAKVVNPDTMANAGCLPWYEAFAAQYLARQAQAA, encoded by the coding sequence ATGCCGCTCTCTACCTCCCCCTCTGCGTCCCATCCCCCCCATATTCCCCAGATCCGCCTCTACCAGGAGTGGCTGGCGCAGCAGCACGGTCTGCGCTTTGACAGCTACGACGCGCTGTGGCGCTGGTCCACCACCGAGCTCGATGCCTTCTGGCAGAGCATCTGGGATTACTTCCACGTCGAGTCGCCCACGCCCCACACGGCCGTGCTGGCGCGCAATGTCATGCCCGGTGCGCAGTGGTTTCCCGGCGCCCAGGTGAACTATGCGCGCCAGGTGCTGCGCCATGTGCAGCCCGCGCACGCCGCCGGCATGCCGGCCGTGATCGCCGACAACGAACAGGGCCAGGTCAGCGAGCTGGGCTGGCCCGATCTGCAGCGCCAGGTGGCCGCGCTGGCCCTGCACCTGCGCGCCCAGGGCGTGGGCAAGGGCGACCGGGTGGCGGCCTACCTGCCCAATGTCCCCGAGGCCATCGTGGCCCTGCTGGCCGTGGCCAGCCTGGGCGCCGTCTGGAGCGTGTGCGCGCCCGACATGGGCACGGCCGCCGTGCTGGACCGTTTCCAGCAGATCGAACCCAAGGCGCTGATTGCCGTGGACGGTGTGTACTACGCTGGCAAGCCGCTGGACCGCAGTGCCGTGCTGCAAGAGCTGCGCGCCCAGTTGCCCACGCTGGCCCATATGGTGGTGCTGCGCAGCCCGCATGCGGCCCAGGTGGTGGCCGACAGCGCCGATCTGGCCCAGGTGCTGGCCCGCGACGATGCGGCCACCGCTGCTTTCGCGCCCGAATGGCTACCGTTCGACCACCCGTTGTGGATCGTCTATTCCAGCGGCACCACCGGCCTGCCCAAACCCATCGTCCACGGCCATGGCGGCATGGTGCTGGTGGCGCTGTGCCTCAAGGCCCTGCACAACGATGTGGGCCCCAGCTACGACGCCAACAGCTGGGGAGAGCGCTTCCACTGGTACAGCTCCACCGGCTGGGTGATGTGGAACTCCCAGGCGAGCGGCCTGCTGGGCGGGACCACCTGCGTGATCTATGACGGCAGTCCCAGCGGCAGCAAGGCCCAGCCCGACTGGGGCGTGCTGTGGCGCTTTGCCGCGCGCCACGGGGTGAGCAATTTCGGGGCCGGCGCGGCGTTCTACACCGGCTGCATGAAGGCCGGGCTGGATCTGGCGGACTGCGGCGATCTGTCGCGCGTGCGCAGCCTGGGTAGCACCGGCTCCCCTCTTTCCCCCGATGTGCAGCAGTGGGGCTCGGACCAGTTTGCGCGGCTGGGCACGCCCGGCATCTGGTGGAACAACATCTCGGGCGGCACCGATTTCTGCGGTGCCTTCATCGGCGGCAACCGCGAGCTGCCGCTGCTGGCCGGCGAGATGCAGTGCCGCCAGCTGGGTGCGGCCGTGGAGGCCTGGGACGAGCAGGGCCGTCCGGTGGTCGACGCCGTGGGCGAACTGGTCTGCACCCAGCCCATGCCCTCGATGCCGCTGTACTTCTGGGGCGACCGGGACGGCAGCCGCTACCTGTCCAGCTATTTCGACAGCTATGCCCCCGGCCATGGCCGCCAGCCCGGCGGCGGCGACCTGCCGGCTGCGGCCGGAGGGGTTTGGCGCCACGGCGACTGGCTGCGCATCGGCGCGCAGGGCGGCTGCACCATCTACGGCCGCAGCGACGCCACCATCAACCGCCACGGCCTGCGCATGGGCACCAGTGAGCTCTACAGCGCCATCGAAGCCCTGCCCGAGGTGCTGGACAGCATGGTGGTGGACCTGGAGTACCTGGGCAAGGAAAGCTGGATGCCGATGTTCGTGGTGCTGCGCGAGGGGCTGACGCTGGACGCCGCGCTGCGCGAGCGGCTGAACGCTGCCATCCGCACCGCGCTGTCGCCCCGCTTTGTGCCGGACGAGATCGTGCAGGTGGCCGAGATCCCCCGCACGCTGACCGGCAAGAAGCAGGAGCTGCCGATCAAGAAGCTGCTGCTGGGCCAGCCGCTGGCCAAGGTGGTCAACCCCGACACCATGGCCAATGCCGGCTGCCTGCCCTGGTACGAAGCCTTTGCCGCCCAGTACCTGGCGCGCCAGGCGCAGGCCGCCTGA